The sequence ATATTAGATCCGAACAATACTGAACTGGTATCGACGCTGAAGGAAGCGCAACTATTGTCAGACAAGGTGGGCGCTGCGATACCGGGCAAGACAGAAGATAAAGCGCCAAAGAAGACCGCGGGTTTGAAGTCTGCTAAGCCTGTTCATCCGACCGCTAAGCGAGTGTTGAAACAAGCACAAGTCAACACTGCTCAACGGGTGGCGCAGCAAGTACGGGACTAATCTGTCTACGCTTTAGCTAGCGTTAAGTGCAACAACTGAAATTCCCCAAGATCATTTCATCCAATTTATATCTTGCAAGATTGCCAGCGCCGGTAACCCTTTAAGGTATCGGGCTGGATCGTGATCTTTACAATAGGAAAGGGCACTCCCTTTGCCTGTTGCTAATGCTTATTACCTACGAATTAATACGTGCTTAATGCTTAATATTTCCGGTACCTAACAAGGTCTCTACAGGTGCACTGATAGCGAAAAGGTGCGCGCAGTCGACTTTGTCAAATGCATAATTTTGACCGCAAAAATCGCAGTCGACCGATACGTTGCCCAACTCAGCAATCGCTTCATCAACTTCTTTTTGTCCCAGCATCTGCAGCATGTTGCCTACCTTTTCTCGTGAGCAGTTGCACACAAAACTAGGGTGTTGTGGTTCAAAAACGCGGACTGTTTCTTCCCAGAATAAACGTCGCAATAATGTCTGAATATCGGTCGATAGCATTTCAGCGGGACGTAATGTCGCACCCAGCATAGACACGCGATTCCAGCTTTCCAGCGGGTCTTCTTCAGTAATGCCAATCCCGCCATGGTTGGGCAACTTTTGTAATAGCAAACCACGCGAGACGTTAGCATCAGCAGCCAGCCACAACTTTGTATCAAGTTGCTCTGAACGCAGCATGTAATTTTCGATCACCTCCGCAACGTTATCGCCGTCGAGAGGCACGATTCCCTGATAGGGTTGTTGTCCTGGCATTTTGTCTTGCGGATCAAGTGTGATGGCAAAACGACCATGACCGTTGACATTCACCAGTTGGGCCAATGTAGCACCATCCTCTACTACCGTATCGGGGACTAGTTTTGCTGTGGCGCGCATCTGCAACTTGGCATCGCATTCGACCACCAACAGGCGGATCGGGCCATCCCCGTGAATTTGCATCACGATCACGCCATTGAATTTCAAATTGGCGCTCAACAAGGCGGCCGCTGCCATCATTTCGCCCAGCAAATTAGTCACTGCTGGCGGATAGTTTCGACGCGCCAATACCTGCTGCCAAGTGTTAGAAAGTTCAACCAACTCGCCTCGAACCGAGGCGTTTTCGATCATAAATTTTTGTAGATTATCGTTACTCATATCCATTACGTTCTTTGTACCTTTTTCGGTCATTACTCTCTAGCCGATTTTTTTAAGTTGGGTTTTATATTCCTGACCGCGTTCGGCGTAAGTTTGCGCGCCTTTTACCAACTTGGCGATTTCTTCTTCCGTTAACATGCGGGCCACCTTGGCTGGCGTTCCCATAATCAATGCATTATCGGGAAAGACTTTGCCTTCGGTTACCAGAGCACCAGCGCCAACCAGACTATTTTTACCGATCTTGGCACCATTGAGTATCACAGCCTGTATCCCAACCAACGAGCCATCGCCAATGGTGCATCCGTGCAACATAACTTGATGACCGATAGTGACATTTTCGCCAATAGTAAGGGGATAGCCGTGATCAGTATGCAAAACTGAGTTTTCTTGTACATTGCTGCCGAGACCGACCGTAATCAGTTCGTTGTCTCCACGAATGGTAACGCCGAACCAGACGCTGGCTCTGGCCTCAATCTTAACCTTGCCAATAAGCGTCGCGCTCTCTGTGATGTAGGCGGATGGGTCAACGTCGGGGCAATGTTCGCCAAGTTGGTAGATACTCATAATTCTCCGTAGAATGTGGGTGTTTGTTTTGATCGGTGACAGGATCGTTTTGTAGATTATTTAATTGATTATATTTATCTACTTTATTCCTGCACCAGGTTTTGACGAAATTTATTTACATTTTACGCCGCGGTTTGTTGTAACTTAAATCGCAATTATTCCTAAAAATCCTATTTTACCGCTGCTAGCATGAAGAGTATGTCTGAACCTATTTTTGTTGTTCCAGAAGCAGAGTTACCACCAGTATTATCGCCTGAACTGTTGCCCGAGTTGCGTGCATCGGCCTTGCGCTGCTTGCTATTGCGCGATCCTGCGGCAAAGGTATTGGAGGTAGCGGCATTAAACGCTGATTTCAAAAATAACACCCTTACATTGGATGCGCATGCTTCGCTGGTGGGTGAGGCTGAAGCAGGCGCGATTCCGGGTCGCCCGTCTCGGCCCGAACTCGTATTGCCTAAAACATTGAAGCATCGGTCCATGCGCACCGAGGAAGGCCGCGCCGCACTGATCCACGCGCTGGCACACATTGAGTTCAATGCTATCAATTTGGCGTTAGATGCTGTGTGCCGTTTTCCTGCTATGCCGGACCAGTATTACACTGACTGGCTGAGTGTCGCGGTGGAGGAGGCGCAACACTTTGGCATGTTGGCGCGACATCTGCAGACCTTAGGGTTTGCCTATGGTGATTTCCCCGGGCATAACAGCATGTGGGAAATGGCTGAAAAAACAAAAGATGACATTTTGGCACGCATGGCGTTGGTGCCGCGTACCCTTGAGGCGCGTGGATTGGATGCCACACCCGCTGTGCGGGCAAAAATTGCGCAGGCCGGAGACTTAGCCGCGGCCGAGATTCTCGACATTATTTTACGGGAAGAGGTGGGTCATGTCGCGATTGGTAACCATTGGTATAACTGGCTGTGTAAAGAGCGCCAGCTTGAGCCGATTGCAGCCTTTGCCAATCTGGTAGTCCAATATCAAGCACCGGTTTTGCGTGGACCTTTTAATTTGGACGCACGCCGCGCGGCAGGATTTTCGGAAGAAGAACTGGCGGTATTGCAAAGCGGCTAACCAAGGGATTCGAGATTTGACGTAGCTGGATTGTAAGGCCCTTAGTCTTTAATGATACCAGCGTCTTTTTCCTGGCGGCTTTACGCTTTCCACCATGTCTACTAATTTGGTCCCCGCCAGTCGGTCATGCAAAAACTGACGCTGTGGGTCAAGATAAATAGTGAGTGACCATAAAACAAAATTCAAAACGGGAACGATTGCCAGCATCCAGGTGTGCGCGCCGAAAGCCCAGGCGAGCATCAATCCAGGAAGAAACCATAGCCATGCTAACAAATAGCGCGCCAAAGCGTCTTTTGCCTTCATTGCGCTACCATCTTTATTGATCAACTGGAGTCGCCAGGTTTTCATAGCCAGCGTTTGACCACCGTGACTCCAGCACCAGACAAAATACGCGGTCAACACCACGAATAGCCATATTTGCTGGCCGTGCCGCAAATACAATGCGTTGCGTTGCTGTAGCAATGTCGAAAAAAGCAAACCGGCGATGAACAGGATGCCAAACAGCAGCATTGCCTCGTACATCATGCTGCCAAAGCGCCTTTTAAGCGATGGCGTTGCGGGTTCAGTGGAAATAACGGTATCGTTGGATGGCGCGGAAGGATTCAAGGTGCGATTATTTCTTTGTACGTGTGGCGATCAATATAACCGACTTATAGCTTACTTTTAGCCGACTTACAGTGCTGACTATTCGTCAAATTTTAGCATCGACCGCTTCGGCAATGTCGTGACCTATCCAGATCTGATTTAATGGCCAACTGCATCAACGGCCGATGCCGGACTCGCAGTTTGCGCTGGCACCGCAGCAGGCACTGGTTTCGGTGCCAGCTGAATTGGTTTTGCTTCTTTAGGTTTGGTTTGGGGCGACAGCACTTGCGCAGTGATGCGCTTGCGGTTATTTGCCGCCGCCGCTTCTGCTGCTAATTTTTGTTTTTCTGCTTCCGGCAATTGTTGATATTCTGCCCAACGTTTCGCTCGTTGCTCGGTGTCCAGTCTTCTGTTCCTAGCGTAATTTTCACGCACGACCCGCCGTTGTTCAGGTGTCAGATTTACCCAATCATGCATTCGGTCCTGAACCCGTGATTGTTCGGTAGGACTCAGGCTGGCAAAACGTTTACTGATCTCAACCCACTTTTTTCGAGTGGAGAGTTTTAAGCTATTCCAGCCAGAAGCCAGCGGCGCTAATATCAGTTTCTGTGCAGCAGTAAGATCTTCCCATTCGGCTTTGCTGTCGGTCGGTTTGTTGACCTTTGATGGATTGGCAGGTTTTGGCTTGATCGCCAATTCGCCTGTCGCCTTACTGTTGTTGCCTACAGTACTTGTGCTGGCGCTCGCACCAAGGGCATCGGCAGCATGTGAAGGACGCATCAGCACCGACGCAGAGCTCATTATTAACATTAATACTGTCAATAAGGTAAGCATAAAAGTACGCGATTTAGCAAGGTGCTTTAAAGATAGAAGTTTACCTATAGATGTGGCTTTGCTATTTGACAGCGCAGTCGCTGCAAGTCGCTCTTCATTATTTTCTATTGTTGGTATTAGCGCCATTCTTATTCTTCGTGTTTGGCAAGATAAGTATCAAAACCTCGGTCTAAATAAGCGGAAGGCGGGACTTCATCAGCAAGTACAGCGGCGTCAATAGCCGCAATTTCGGTTATACGATGTTGTTGCTCATACTGATACAGGCCGAAAAATAGCACAACGCCAGTAAGTATCGGCGCAGCAACGCCTAGTCGCGTCCACCATGAAGTAGCTTGTGGGAAAAAGCTATTTGCTGTTCCTGCAACAACATTTTGGTGGGCGACAACGCGTAAAGGTTTGTCGGCTTTCTTGCGAGACAAGGCCATTTGACGTGCAGCGGCTAGCCGGTCCAATGTGGCTGTCGGCATGTCGTCGATACGCTCATTAAGCGCGTGGCGTACTTTGTACGCAAAATTGATGTCTTTACTGCTCATAAACTTATTCCTTTGGCCCTAAGCGCTTGTGCCAGGGTGTGTGTAGCACGAGAGCAGTGTGTTTTTACACTGCCTTCAGAGCAACCCATTGCGGCGGCAGTCTCGGCGACATCCATGTCCTCCCAATAACGCATCAGGAACGCTTCCCGTTGACGCCCAGGCAGCTTTTGAACCTCTTGATCAATGATTTCGAGGATTTGTTCTCGTTCAAGCTGGGACGAGCTGGACTCAGCAGCTTGCGAGCCGTCCTCTGATTCATACGTTTCAAGCACGTCATAATCTTCGTCGCTGGTCTTATCGTGACCCATGCTCGAAAAAAGACTAACCCACGTGTTGCGTACTTTTTCACGCCGAAAATAATCGAGGATCGTGTTTTGCAAGATGCGTTGAAACAACATCGGTAACTCGGCAGACGGTTTGTCACCGTATTTTTCCGCAAGCTTGATCATCGCGTCCTGGACAATGTCCAGCGCTGACTCGTCCTTGCGGACTGCGTACACCGCCTGTTTAAAAGCGCGTCGCTCTACGTTTTCGAGAAAATCTGAAAGTTCTTTATCGGTTGCCATGCATTGTGGCGCGCGTTTCACCGTGTGTCATACAGAGTGTCATTCGCTGCCAGCCAGTGAAAGTTGTTCAGAATTTTGCTGCGTTGTTGCGGGCAAACTAGTTTCTAACGCGTCCTGAGTAATCAAAGAGTATTAGTTCGCTCGTAAGCGCTGACTAATTTATTGATGCATCAGGTTGAATCGTTAAAAAAGGGATTTTTAAACTGATCGAATGCTATCAAAAATACAGTGCTCGTGGGGCAATAATACGTAGTTGTGTTCAAATTAGGAAGATTTCAAGAGGGTTTCGTTGAATTTGCCTTGACCAAAATGAAAGTACGCATTATGGTATCACTCCACTTCAGCATCCTGAAGTGGACCCATGGTCTTTTCGCGACCAGCGCAAGATGCTGATTAGTGACAAGACGCGCTTCATATTTGAAAGCTGTTTGCTCTAACCCGTGCCACAAGCGCGAGAGAATGGACGTGTTGCTTCAAGGTAATTGGCTGAACGAGTCGCGCGAAGCGACATTTTGAATCGTATCTACGGGTACGCAACGAAATGTTGTGAAGGCACAAAAAAGGAATGCCAAAATCCATGTAGCAAGCCGCCGTTATCATTAGGAGAGAGCATCCGATCAATTTCCCATGGACCTTGAAAGGACATAGAAGCATGAGTCAAGATACAAATTTGCCCATTAGCGGCGCAGAAATTTTAGTTCGTTGTCTGGCAGAAGAGGGCGTCGAGCACGTTTTCGGCTATCCAGGCGGCTCGGTGTTATACATTTATGACGCCATATTTCAACAAGATAAATTTCAACACATACTAGTTCGTCACGAGCAGGCTGCGATCCACGCTGCTGATGCCTATTCGCGCAGCTCGAACAAAGTCGGTGTAGCGATTGTCACCTCCGGTCCCGGCGTCACCAACGCGGTCACTGGCTTGGCAACTGCGTATATGGACTCGATTCCGATGATCGTGATTTCGGGTCAGGTTCCTTCCTATGCTATCGGTGAAGATGCTTTTCAGGAGTGCGATACCGTTGGTATTACACGTCCTTGCGTTAAGCATAATTTCCTTGTCAAAGATGTCAAGGATCTGGCTGAAACGGTTAAAAAGGCATTTTATATTGCCACTACCGGTCGTCCTGGACCGGTGCTGATTGATATCCCTAAAGACATCACCATGCATCGCCATGTATTTGCGTATCCGAAAGAAGTCGAGATGCGTTCGTACAAGCCTGTAGATAAAGGTCATTCAGGACAGATCCGCAAAGCACTGCAATTGTTGCTAACTGCTGAACGCCCGATGATTTATACCGGCGGTGGCGTGATTCTGGCGCATGCATCGCCAGAGTTGAACCGTTTGGTTGATCGTCTTGGCTATCCTTGCACCAATACCCTGATGGGATTGGGTGGTTACAAAGCGTCAAGCGATAAGTTTGTCGGTATGCCAGGCATGCACGGCACTTACGAAGCCAATATGGCGATGCAGAATTGCGATGTATTGATTGCTATCGGCGCGCGTTTCGACGATCGCGTGATTGGTAATCCTAAACATTTTGCTAGCAATGCACGCAAAATTATTCATATTGATATCGATCCATCGTCGATTTCCAAACGCGTCAAAGTCGATATTCCAATCGTCGGTAACGTAAAAGACGTTCTGCAAGAAATGTTGGCTCAGCTAGAAGCTGCTGAAACCAAGCCAAACGCTATTGCTTTGGCTGCTTGGTGGACGCAGATTAACCAATGGCGTTCACGTGATTGTCTGAAATTTGAGAGTTCGTCAGAATTTATCAAGCCGCAATCTGTCGTGGAAAAAGTTTGGCAGATTACAGACGGTGATGCGTTCATCACATCGGACGTTGGTCAACATCAAATGTGGGCAGCGCAATATTATCGTTTCGATAAACCACGTCGCTGGATCAATTCCGGTGGTCTTGGCACGATGGGTGTTGGCTTGCCGTACGCCATGGGTGTGCAGATGGCGAACCCTGGTTCTACTGTCGCTTGTATTACCGGCGAAGGATCTATCCAAATGTGTATCCAGGAACTGGCGACCTGCAAACAATATCACTTAACGCCAAAAATCATCCTTCTGAACAATCGTTTCCTCGGCATGGTGCGTCAATGGCAGCAAATTGATTACGGCTCCCGCTACTCTGAGTCGTATATGGATTCGTTGCCTGACTTTACCAAGCTGGTCGAATCGTATGGCCACGTCGGTATGAAAATCGAAAAACCTGGCGATGTCGACGGTGCGCTGAAAGAAGCGTTTGCCATGAAAGATCGCTTAGTGTTTATGAACTTTATTACTGATCAAACCGAAAATGTCTGGCCGATGGTGAAGTCGGGTAAGGGCTTGACTGAAATGCTACTCGGTTCGGAGGATCTGTAATGCAACATATTATTTCCGTACTGCTAGAAAACGAAGCCGGTGCACTCTCACGCGTAGTGGGTTTGTTCTCCGCTCGTGGCTACAACATTGAAACATTGACGGTCGCACCGACCGAAGATGCAACCCTGTCACGGATGACCATCGTGACAAGGGGTTCAGATGAAGTGATCGAACAGATTACTAAGCATCTGAATCGTCTGATTGAAGTCGTCAAAGTGGTCGACCTGACCGAAGGCGCGCATATCGAACGCGAACTCATGCTGATCAAAGTACGTGCGGTCGGCAAGGAGCGTGAAGAAATGAAACGCACTGCGGATATCTTCCGGGGCCGCATAATTGATGTCACGGATAAGTCTTACACTATTGAATTGACTGGTGCCAAAAGCAAGCTGGACGCCTTTATAGAGTCGATAGACCGGGCTTCAATTTTGGAAACGGTCCGTACCGGTGCCTCGGGCATTGGACGCGGAGAACGTATCTTAAAGGTGTAAAAGTTTCGTGTCAGGGATGATTTAATCATGTCTGATGCGTCATTCTTATGTGCATAAGCGGTAATGCGTGAGATGTAAAGCAAGACTGAAAAAGTCACGCTTTCGGATGTGTTTCCACTAACTGAATGTATCGAACTGATTTGGATTGTCTAAACAGTTCTCTATCAATTGAATTATTACTAGGATTAAAAATGAAAGTTTTTTACGACAAAGACGCTGACCTTTCACTGATCAAAGGCAAAAACGTTACTATCATCGGCTACGGTTCACAAGGTCATGCGCACGCGCAAAACTTGAATGACTCCGGCGTTAAAGTGACTGTTGGTCTGCGCAAGGGCGGCGCATCGTGGGATAAAGCGGTCAATGCAGGTTTGAAAGTTGCTGAAGTCAATGATGCTGTTAAAGCTGCAGACATCATCATGATTCTTTTGCCTGATGAAAACATCGCCCAGGTTTACGCGGAAAATGTTGCTCCATACGCAAAGCAAGGCGCCACACTGGCGTTTGCGCACGGTTTCAACGTACATTATGGCCAAGTAACACCACGCGCTGATTTGGACGTCATCATGATCGCGCCAAAAGCACCAGGCCATACTGTTCGCCAAACATACACACAAGGTGGCGGCGTTCCCCACCTGATTGCCATCTATCAAGACAAATCTGGTACTGCACGTGACATCGCTCTGTCGTATGCAACTGCAAACGGTGGCGGTCGCGCTGGTATCATTGAAACTAACTTCCGTGAAGAAACTGAAACAGACTTGTTCGGTGAGCAAGCAGTTTTGTGCGGTGGTGCAGTTGAACTGATCAAAGCTGGATTCGAGACATTGGTTGAAGCTGGTTATGCACCAGAAATGGCTTACTTCGAATGCCTGCACGAATTGAAACTGATCGTTGATCTGATCTATGAAGGCGGTATTGCCAACATGAATTACTCAATCTCGAACAACGCTGAATACGGCGAATATGTTTCGGGCCCACGTATCGTCAACGAAGAAACAAAAAATGCAATGCGTGCGATTCTCAAAGACATTCAAACTGGTGAATATGCAAAGAGCTTCATCCTTGAAAACAAGGCTGGCGCACCAACGTTGATCTCCCGTCGTCGTTTAAATGCAGAGCACCAAATTGAAGTTGTTGGTGAAAAACTGCGTGGCATGATGCCATGGATTAAAAAGAACGCAATGGTGGACCAAACTAAAAACTAATACAGTTTTTAGTTTCAAGAAAGGTAGGGCATCATTGCTGTAATCGCTTGCAAGCGACTACAGCGTGAAGTCGACAAGCTGTGCACACGCACAGCTTTTTTTTCGACTTCACGTGCACATGGATCAAAAAGAACGCAATGGTGGACCAAACTAAAAACTAATACAGTTTTTAGTTTCAAGAAAGGTAGGGCATCATTGCTGTAATCGCTTGCAAGCGACTACAGCGTGAAGTCGACAAGCTGTGCACACGCACAGCTTTTTTTTCGACTTCACGTGCACATGGATCAAAAAGAACGCAATGGTGGACCAAACTAAAAACTAATACAGTTTTTAGTTTCAAGAAAGGTAGGGCATCATTGCTGTAATCGCTTGCAAGCGACTACAGCGTGAAGTCGAAAAGCTGTGCACACGCACAGCTTTTTTTTCGACTTCACGTGCACATGGATCAAAAAGAACGCAATGGTGGACCAAACTAAAAACTAATACAGTTTTTAGTTTCAAGAAAGGTAGGGCATCATTGCTGTAATCGCTTGCAAGCGACTACAGCGTGAAGTCGAAAAGCTGTGCACACGCACAGCTTTTTTTGTTTACCACCCTCAGGATCAAAAAAAAGAGCAATCATCGCTCAAACCAGATACCAAGTCTCAGCATCAAGAACTAAGAAGCAGGGGAGCGGTCATACTCGGGCTTAGAATCAGCGCCTAGTTTCGAAAGTAAGTATTTGGCCTGTTAAGCAAACAAGGGGGCGCATTTGCGTCTCTTTTTGCTATAAAGTCGTGATACCTGTCGTTGAGAGACATTGTGAGTCGTAATTAGTCATTTATTTATCAATCCGAA is a genomic window of Glaciimonas sp. CA11.2 containing:
- the hslO gene encoding Hsp33 family molecular chaperone HslO; amino-acid sequence: MSNDNLQKFMIENASVRGELVELSNTWQQVLARRNYPPAVTNLLGEMMAAAALLSANLKFNGVIVMQIHGDGPIRLLVVECDAKLQMRATAKLVPDTVVEDGATLAQLVNVNGHGRFAITLDPQDKMPGQQPYQGIVPLDGDNVAEVIENYMLRSEQLDTKLWLAADANVSRGLLLQKLPNHGGIGITEEDPLESWNRVSMLGATLRPAEMLSTDIQTLLRRLFWEETVRVFEPQHPSFVCNCSREKVGNMLQMLGQKEVDEAIAELGNVSVDCDFCGQNYAFDKVDCAHLFAISAPVETLLGTGNIKH
- a CDS encoding gamma carbonic anhydrase family protein — protein: MSIYQLGEHCPDVDPSAYITESATLIGKVKIEARASVWFGVTIRGDNELITVGLGSNVQENSVLHTDHGYPLTIGENVTIGHQVMLHGCTIGDGSLVGIQAVILNGAKIGKNSLVGAGALVTEGKVFPDNALIMGTPAKVARMLTEEEIAKLVKGAQTYAERGQEYKTQLKKIG
- a CDS encoding ferritin-like domain-containing protein, which gives rise to MSEPIFVVPEAELPPVLSPELLPELRASALRCLLLRDPAAKVLEVAALNADFKNNTLTLDAHASLVGEAEAGAIPGRPSRPELVLPKTLKHRSMRTEEGRAALIHALAHIEFNAINLALDAVCRFPAMPDQYYTDWLSVAVEEAQHFGMLARHLQTLGFAYGDFPGHNSMWEMAEKTKDDILARMALVPRTLEARGLDATPAVRAKIAQAGDLAAAEILDIILREEVGHVAIGNHWYNWLCKERQLEPIAAFANLVVQYQAPVLRGPFNLDARRAAGFSEEELAVLQSG
- a CDS encoding RDD family protein; this encodes MNPSAPSNDTVISTEPATPSLKRRFGSMMYEAMLLFGILFIAGLLFSTLLQQRNALYLRHGQQIWLFVVLTAYFVWCWSHGGQTLAMKTWRLQLINKDGSAMKAKDALARYLLAWLWFLPGLMLAWAFGAHTWMLAIVPVLNFVLWSLTIYLDPQRQFLHDRLAGTKLVDMVESVKPPGKRRWYH
- a CDS encoding DUF3106 domain-containing protein, which gives rise to MSSASVLMRPSHAADALGASASTSTVGNNSKATGELAIKPKPANPSKVNKPTDSKAEWEDLTAAQKLILAPLASGWNSLKLSTRKKWVEISKRFASLSPTEQSRVQDRMHDWVNLTPEQRRVVRENYARNRRLDTEQRAKRWAEYQQLPEAEKQKLAAEAAAANNRKRITAQVLSPQTKPKEAKPIQLAPKPVPAAVPAQTASPASAVDAVGH
- a CDS encoding DUF3619 family protein, with translation MSSKDINFAYKVRHALNERIDDMPTATLDRLAAARQMALSRKKADKPLRVVAHQNVVAGTANSFFPQATSWWTRLGVAAPILTGVVLFFGLYQYEQQHRITEIAAIDAAVLADEVPPSAYLDRGFDTYLAKHEE
- a CDS encoding RNA polymerase sigma factor, giving the protein MATDKELSDFLENVERRAFKQAVYAVRKDESALDIVQDAMIKLAEKYGDKPSAELPMLFQRILQNTILDYFRREKVRNTWVSLFSSMGHDKTSDEDYDVLETYESEDGSQAAESSSSQLEREQILEIIDQEVQKLPGRQREAFLMRYWEDMDVAETAAAMGCSEGSVKTHCSRATHTLAQALRAKGISL
- a CDS encoding acetolactate synthase 3 catalytic subunit: MSQDTNLPISGAEILVRCLAEEGVEHVFGYPGGSVLYIYDAIFQQDKFQHILVRHEQAAIHAADAYSRSSNKVGVAIVTSGPGVTNAVTGLATAYMDSIPMIVISGQVPSYAIGEDAFQECDTVGITRPCVKHNFLVKDVKDLAETVKKAFYIATTGRPGPVLIDIPKDITMHRHVFAYPKEVEMRSYKPVDKGHSGQIRKALQLLLTAERPMIYTGGGVILAHASPELNRLVDRLGYPCTNTLMGLGGYKASSDKFVGMPGMHGTYEANMAMQNCDVLIAIGARFDDRVIGNPKHFASNARKIIHIDIDPSSISKRVKVDIPIVGNVKDVLQEMLAQLEAAETKPNAIALAAWWTQINQWRSRDCLKFESSSEFIKPQSVVEKVWQITDGDAFITSDVGQHQMWAAQYYRFDKPRRWINSGGLGTMGVGLPYAMGVQMANPGSTVACITGEGSIQMCIQELATCKQYHLTPKIILLNNRFLGMVRQWQQIDYGSRYSESYMDSLPDFTKLVESYGHVGMKIEKPGDVDGALKEAFAMKDRLVFMNFITDQTENVWPMVKSGKGLTEMLLGSEDL
- the ilvN gene encoding acetolactate synthase small subunit, with the translated sequence MQHIISVLLENEAGALSRVVGLFSARGYNIETLTVAPTEDATLSRMTIVTRGSDEVIEQITKHLNRLIEVVKVVDLTEGAHIERELMLIKVRAVGKEREEMKRTADIFRGRIIDVTDKSYTIELTGAKSKLDAFIESIDRASILETVRTGASGIGRGERILKV
- the ilvC gene encoding ketol-acid reductoisomerase; translation: MKVFYDKDADLSLIKGKNVTIIGYGSQGHAHAQNLNDSGVKVTVGLRKGGASWDKAVNAGLKVAEVNDAVKAADIIMILLPDENIAQVYAENVAPYAKQGATLAFAHGFNVHYGQVTPRADLDVIMIAPKAPGHTVRQTYTQGGGVPHLIAIYQDKSGTARDIALSYATANGGGRAGIIETNFREETETDLFGEQAVLCGGAVELIKAGFETLVEAGYAPEMAYFECLHELKLIVDLIYEGGIANMNYSISNNAEYGEYVSGPRIVNEETKNAMRAILKDIQTGEYAKSFILENKAGAPTLISRRRLNAEHQIEVVGEKLRGMMPWIKKNAMVDQTKN